Proteins encoded in a region of the Planococcus shixiaomingii genome:
- the pepF gene encoding oligoendopeptidase F, whose translation MSNETLTRSEIPTELTWKLEDIFATDEAWEAEFKEVAALAEKSGSYQGKLQEGAEALYAVLVYRDELYERVQKLYTYSHMRYDQDTTNSKYQAMDSRMKSLYARISAGLSFLTPEILELDESVLNGYVEGHEGLQLYRQALDELNTMRPHVLPAEQESLLAQLAEVVSASSETFGMLNNADLEFPTIENEKGEQVQITHGNYSLFLESKDRRVREAAFKAVYATYGKFRNTFASTLSGNIKRDNVNARIRKFDSARQAALADNHIPETVYDNLIETIHNNLPLLHRYAALRKEVLGIDKVHMYDMYTPLVKEVKMEIPYEKATDLVLKGLDALGEEYKGIVENGINNRWVDVKENKGKRSGAYSSGAYGTNPYILMNWQDNVNNLFTLAHEFGHSVHSYYSRESQPFVYGNYSIFVAEVASTCNEALLNEYMVKTTEDDQERIYLLNYWLDGFRGTVFRQTMFAEFEHLIHQMDQNGEALTADRLTEVYYELNKKYFGDDVAVDEEIGLEWARIPHFYYNYYVYQYATGFSAATALSKEILEQGQPAVDRYINEFLKAGSSDYPIEVLKKAGVDMTSSKPIEEACKVFEQKLNELEKLLLKK comes from the coding sequence ATGTCTAATGAAACATTGACAAGAAGTGAGATTCCAACTGAATTAACGTGGAAATTAGAAGATATTTTCGCAACGGATGAAGCATGGGAAGCTGAGTTTAAAGAAGTGGCGGCTCTTGCCGAAAAATCGGGTTCATACCAAGGCAAATTACAAGAAGGTGCAGAAGCTCTTTATGCCGTGCTTGTATACCGGGATGAACTATACGAACGTGTTCAAAAACTGTATACATATTCGCATATGCGATATGACCAAGATACAACCAACTCCAAATACCAGGCGATGGATAGCCGGATGAAATCATTGTATGCGAGAATTTCGGCTGGTTTGTCGTTTTTAACTCCGGAAATACTAGAGCTGGACGAATCGGTTCTTAATGGGTACGTAGAAGGGCATGAAGGGCTGCAATTGTACCGTCAGGCATTGGATGAACTGAATACGATGCGGCCGCATGTGCTGCCTGCTGAACAAGAATCCTTGCTGGCTCAGCTTGCAGAAGTGGTCAGTGCATCATCCGAAACGTTTGGGATGCTGAACAATGCAGATTTGGAATTTCCTACTATTGAAAATGAAAAAGGCGAACAAGTTCAAATCACGCACGGCAACTATAGCCTGTTTTTAGAAAGCAAAGATCGCCGAGTGCGGGAAGCGGCTTTTAAAGCGGTTTATGCTACATATGGAAAATTCCGCAATACGTTTGCGTCTACACTTTCCGGCAACATCAAACGCGACAACGTCAATGCACGTATACGCAAATTCGACTCAGCACGCCAAGCGGCTTTGGCTGATAACCACATTCCTGAAACTGTCTATGACAACTTGATTGAGACGATCCATAACAACTTACCTTTGCTTCATCGCTATGCAGCGCTCCGCAAAGAAGTATTGGGAATCGACAAAGTTCATATGTATGATATGTACACACCACTTGTAAAAGAAGTGAAGATGGAAATACCTTACGAAAAAGCGACGGACTTGGTGCTAAAAGGTTTGGATGCACTTGGGGAAGAATATAAAGGCATTGTTGAAAACGGCATTAACAATCGCTGGGTCGACGTAAAAGAAAACAAAGGAAAACGCAGCGGAGCTTACTCTTCGGGAGCGTATGGCACCAATCCATACATCTTGATGAACTGGCAGGATAACGTAAACAACTTGTTTACGCTTGCTCATGAATTCGGCCATAGTGTCCATAGTTATTATTCACGCGAATCTCAGCCATTCGTCTATGGAAACTATTCTATATTCGTTGCAGAAGTTGCTTCTACATGCAACGAAGCCCTTTTAAATGAATACATGGTCAAGACTACAGAAGACGACCAAGAGCGCATTTATTTGCTTAATTACTGGCTGGACGGATTTAGAGGGACAGTTTTCCGTCAAACCATGTTTGCGGAGTTTGAACATTTGATCCATCAAATGGATCAAAATGGGGAAGCATTGACAGCTGACCGGTTAACCGAAGTCTATTATGAACTGAACAAAAAATATTTCGGCGACGATGTAGCTGTGGATGAGGAAATTGGATTAGAATGGGCAAGAATTCCGCATTTCTACTATAATTATTATGTTTATCAGTACGCCACCGGATTTAGCGCAGCTACTGCCTTGAGCAAAGAAATTCTTGAACAAGGCCAGCCGGCAGTCGACCGTTACATCAATGAATTTTTGAAAGCGGGAAGTTCAGATTATCCGATTGAAGTATTGAAAAAAGCTGGTGTAGATATGACTTCTTCGAAACCGATTGAAGAAGCGTGCAAGGTATTCGAACAAAAATTAAACGAATTAGAAAAGTTATTGCTTAAAAAATAA
- a CDS encoding competence protein CoiA has product MICILVASTKDKLLFYLTKTYANKELVAIKNSTEFFCPCCGAEVILKIGQIKTPHFAHKSLTHCDTYSEPESPRHLQGKLLLYQFFSSKNYAVELEKYLPEICQRADLLVNRQFAIEYQCSPLSTAQLAVRTHGYLQHGIQPVWIVGIEGPLKDGIQLLKLPAWTKELLRLNPGYIILFSPEENSFYYYSNLFYVSGNLWIGKVKPLSALKQSFPFAVPKKLTEKEFETMFNLFHQTRRKFIASQSFIKNRIASPFWRACYELQIKEGTLPEAFGLPLKNAEFIPCNAVLWQLQVIEASQKEIAVKALIESKKIPISHPAALEDAEALVKNYLALYERLKEHRGGNAVLMKFLFDSYCKSV; this is encoded by the coding sequence GTGATTTGTATTTTAGTTGCTTCGACAAAAGATAAGTTGTTGTTTTATTTAACGAAGACGTATGCTAACAAAGAATTAGTGGCTATCAAGAACAGCACTGAATTTTTTTGTCCGTGCTGCGGTGCTGAAGTCATCCTTAAAATTGGCCAAATAAAAACCCCTCACTTTGCGCATAAATCCCTCACTCACTGCGATACGTACAGCGAACCTGAATCACCGCGGCACCTTCAAGGAAAACTCCTGCTCTATCAATTCTTCTCATCTAAAAACTACGCAGTTGAACTCGAAAAATACCTGCCTGAAATCTGCCAAAGAGCGGATCTGCTGGTAAATCGGCAATTCGCAATCGAATATCAATGCAGTCCGCTGTCCACTGCTCAACTAGCAGTCAGAACCCACGGATATTTACAACACGGCATACAACCCGTATGGATAGTCGGAATAGAGGGGCCATTAAAAGATGGCATCCAATTACTCAAACTACCCGCTTGGACAAAAGAATTGCTGCGGTTAAATCCCGGCTATATAATTTTGTTTTCTCCAGAAGAAAACAGCTTCTACTATTATTCCAACTTATTTTATGTCAGCGGCAATCTATGGATTGGAAAAGTGAAGCCGCTATCTGCCTTGAAACAATCTTTTCCTTTTGCAGTCCCTAAGAAATTGACCGAGAAGGAATTTGAAACGATGTTTAACTTGTTTCATCAAACGAGAAGAAAGTTTATCGCTTCCCAGTCTTTTATAAAAAATAGAATCGCCAGTCCGTTTTGGCGCGCTTGTTATGAGCTGCAGATAAAAGAAGGCACTTTGCCTGAAGCATTTGGGCTGCCTTTAAAAAATGCAGAGTTCATCCCTTGTAATGCTGTGTTGTGGCAGCTGCAAGTGATAGAAGCGTCGCAGAAAGAAATCGCCGTAAAGGCTTTGATCGAATCAAAAAAAATTCCGATTAGCCATCCTGCTGCTCTAGAAGATGCTGAAGCTCTCGTTAAGAACTATCTTGCTTTATATGAAAGGTTGAAAGAACATCGGGGAGGGAATGCAGTTCTTATGAAGTTTTTATTTGATTCTTATTGCAAAAGCGTCTGA
- the mecA gene encoding adaptor protein MecA — protein MEIERINDNTVKFYISYLDVEERGFSRDEIWFNRDKSEELFWEMMDEVNEEADFVMEGPLWIQVQAMDKGLEVTVTKAQLTKDGQKLDLPDDIDDRRKMFSSDDAIAPEFDEFEPVFDEPDVKKLEYTFVFSEVDELLPIARRLMYVPIETALYHFEGKYYLYASFDEVLHSDEDVKNNISIFTEYLQITPITIHRLEEYGKEIFKEDALSNVLHYFG, from the coding sequence ATGGAGATAGAACGCATTAATGACAATACAGTTAAATTTTACATTTCCTATCTAGACGTAGAAGAGCGTGGGTTTAGTCGTGATGAAATCTGGTTTAACCGAGACAAAAGTGAAGAGTTATTTTGGGAAATGATGGATGAGGTCAATGAGGAAGCTGACTTTGTCATGGAAGGCCCTCTCTGGATTCAAGTTCAAGCAATGGATAAAGGACTTGAAGTAACTGTAACAAAAGCGCAGCTCACGAAAGATGGGCAAAAATTAGATTTGCCCGATGATATAGATGATCGACGTAAAATGTTTTCAAGTGACGACGCCATTGCGCCAGAATTCGATGAGTTTGAACCAGTATTTGACGAACCCGATGTCAAAAAACTTGAATACACCTTTGTATTTTCCGAAGTGGATGAATTATTGCCAATCGCCCGTAGATTAATGTACGTGCCGATTGAAACAGCTTTATATCATTTTGAAGGTAAATACTATCTGTATGCAAGCTTTGATGAAGTGCTTCATTCAGATGAAGATGTCAAAAATAACATAAGTATCTTTACCGAGTATTTGCAGATTACTCCTATCACTATTCACCGTTTAGAAGAGTATGGCAAGGAAATTTTCAAAGAAGACGCACTTTCGAATGTGCTGCATTATTTCGGATAA
- the spxA gene encoding transcriptional regulator SpxA has protein sequence MVTLFTSPSCTSCRKAKAWLEEHEIPYTERNIFSEPLTISEIKEILRMTEDGTDEIISTRSKIFQKLNVDVESLPLQRLYELIQEHPGLLRRPIIMDEKRLQVGYNEDEIRRFLPRKVRAYQLLEAQRLVN, from the coding sequence ATGGTAACTTTATTTACTTCACCAAGTTGTACTTCTTGCCGAAAAGCTAAAGCATGGTTAGAAGAACATGAAATTCCATATACAGAACGCAATATTTTTTCTGAACCATTGACTATAAGTGAAATTAAAGAAATTTTGCGGATGACAGAAGATGGCACAGATGAAATTATTTCGACGCGTTCTAAGATTTTCCAAAAATTGAATGTAGATGTTGAAAGTTTACCGCTTCAGCGTTTATATGAATTGATTCAAGAGCATCCTGGATTGCTGCGCCGTCCGATTATAATGGATGAAAAACGTTTGCAGGTTGGCTACAACGAAGATGAAATTCGCCGTTTCCTTCCACGCAAAGTTAGAGCGTACCAGTTGCTTGAAGCACAGCGTTTGGTAAACTGA
- a CDS encoding putative glycoside hydrolase, whose translation MKWIKWTAVSALMVSLLGAAPVLAADEEASDFTIRTYGVANIDKKVVAASELFRYDSGLTFEYPDAVRGIFVTAHSAGGERFNSLVELVDSTELNAMVIDVKEDLGHLTYVPEKGSDLAKLDIGQPLMKDPRKVLEVMEEKEIYPIARVVVFKDSVLAKERPDLSFVDGDSVWKNGRGESFVNPFLKEVWDYNVQIAIEAAKLGFKEIQFDYVRFPEGFENRADTLEYSMGDYKDSKLDPVQRRVEAVTDFVAYAREQLKPYDVQVSVDIFGYSATLPEAPGIGQNFSKISENVDVISSMIYPSHWTSYFGIAKPDLEPYKLVSEYAKVENKKLGELKSPPVSRPWLQDFTASYLGSGNYMKYGKAEVEAQIKALNDYGIEEYLLWNAGNTYSKDVDYTP comes from the coding sequence ATGAAATGGATTAAATGGACCGCTGTGAGCGCGTTAATGGTAAGTTTACTAGGAGCAGCACCTGTTTTGGCGGCAGATGAGGAAGCGTCAGACTTTACAATACGTACATACGGTGTAGCAAACATCGATAAAAAAGTAGTAGCTGCCTCGGAATTATTCAGATATGATTCAGGTCTTACTTTCGAATACCCGGATGCGGTCCGTGGAATATTCGTTACTGCTCATTCAGCTGGAGGCGAGCGTTTTAATAGCTTAGTTGAATTAGTTGATTCTACTGAATTGAACGCTATGGTCATCGATGTTAAAGAAGATCTTGGGCATTTGACTTATGTACCAGAAAAAGGCTCTGATTTAGCCAAGTTGGACATTGGGCAACCACTCATGAAAGATCCGAGAAAGGTTCTTGAAGTGATGGAAGAAAAAGAAATCTATCCCATTGCTCGTGTAGTGGTGTTTAAAGATTCTGTACTGGCTAAAGAACGGCCAGATTTATCGTTTGTGGACGGTGATTCGGTCTGGAAGAATGGAAGAGGAGAATCGTTCGTAAACCCGTTTTTAAAAGAAGTATGGGATTATAATGTGCAAATTGCCATAGAGGCAGCTAAGCTTGGATTTAAAGAAATCCAGTTTGATTATGTCCGTTTCCCGGAAGGCTTCGAAAACCGGGCGGATACACTTGAATACTCAATGGGAGACTATAAAGATTCGAAACTTGATCCTGTTCAGCGCCGGGTAGAAGCTGTTACCGATTTTGTTGCGTATGCGCGCGAACAATTGAAACCGTACGATGTGCAAGTATCAGTGGATATTTTCGGTTATTCAGCAACATTGCCAGAAGCTCCGGGCATCGGACAGAATTTTTCGAAGATCTCTGAAAACGTGGATGTAATTTCCTCAATGATCTACCCAAGCCATTGGACTTCGTATTTCGGTATCGCAAAACCGGATTTAGAACCATATAAACTGGTTTCGGAATATGCAAAAGTTGAGAACAAGAAATTGGGTGAACTGAAAAGTCCTCCAGTTTCGCGTCCATGGCTGCAGGATTTCACTGCCTCTTATCTTGGCAGCGGCAATTACATGAAGTACGGAAAAGCAGAAGTAGAAGCCCAAATTAAAGCGTTAAATGACTATGGCATCGAAGAGTATTTGCTGTGGAATGCCGGAAATACGTATTCAAAAGATGTGGACTATACACCTTAA
- a CDS encoding ABC transporter ATP-binding protein, producing MAEKLLEIKNLKQHFNVGKANEVRAVDDISFDIYRGETLGLVGESGCGKSTTGRSIIRLYDATSGEVFYEGENVHGKKSKQELKKFNRKMQMIFQDPYASLNPRMKVMDIIAEGIDIHGLAKNAADRKRMVFELLETVGLNKEHANRYPHEFSGGQRQRLGIARALAVDPDFIIADEPISALDVSIQAQVVNLLKELQEEKGLTYLFIAHDLSMVKYISDRIGVMYFGKLVELAPAEELYRNPMHPYTQSLLSAIPLPDPDYERNRVRKSYDSAIHKYEEGEDVRMREVTPGHFVQCSEREFESLKAVATRI from the coding sequence ATGGCTGAAAAATTGTTGGAAATTAAAAATTTAAAACAGCATTTCAATGTAGGTAAAGCAAACGAAGTCCGTGCTGTAGATGACATCAGTTTTGATATTTATAGAGGAGAAACACTTGGTTTGGTTGGGGAGTCAGGTTGTGGGAAATCTACGACTGGGCGCTCAATCATTCGCTTGTACGATGCAACTTCAGGAGAAGTATTTTATGAAGGTGAAAATGTTCACGGCAAAAAATCAAAGCAAGAATTGAAAAAGTTTAACCGCAAAATGCAAATGATTTTCCAAGACCCATACGCATCATTAAATCCGCGAATGAAAGTTATGGATATTATTGCCGAAGGCATCGACATTCATGGATTGGCAAAAAATGCCGCAGATCGCAAAAGAATGGTGTTTGAGTTGTTAGAAACTGTCGGCTTGAACAAAGAGCATGCGAACCGCTATCCGCATGAGTTCTCAGGCGGCCAGCGCCAGCGTTTAGGAATTGCTCGGGCGTTGGCTGTAGATCCGGACTTTATCATAGCTGATGAGCCGATTTCTGCACTTGACGTGTCAATTCAAGCACAAGTTGTCAACTTATTGAAAGAGTTGCAAGAAGAAAAAGGTCTGACATATTTGTTTATTGCCCACGATTTGTCGATGGTGAAATACATCTCAGATCGAATTGGTGTGATGTACTTTGGAAAGCTAGTTGAACTTGCGCCAGCTGAAGAATTGTATCGAAACCCGATGCATCCGTATACGCAATCCTTGCTGTCAGCAATTCCATTGCCAGATCCGGATTATGAGCGCAACCGGGTACGAAAATCATATGATTCAGCGATTCATAAATATGAAGAGGGCGAAGATGTCCGGATGAGAGAAGTTACCCCTGGCCATTTTGTTCAATGCTCTGAGCGGGAGTTTGAATCATTGAAAGCAGTTGCAACACGTATTTAA
- a CDS encoding ABC transporter ATP-binding protein — protein sequence MEKILQVKNLELSFNTFAGEVKAIRGVNFDLYKGETLAIVGESGSGKSVTTKSIMRLLPENSAEFKNGEILFGGRDLTKLSDKEMQKIRGKEIAMIFQDPMTSLNPTMPIGRQLTEPLLKHQKISKAEAKKVAIDLLRLVGMPKPELRMKQYPHQFSGGQRQRIVIAISLACNPQILIADEPTTALDVTIQAQILELMKDLQKKIDTSIIFITHDLGVVANVADRVAVMYGGKIVEIGTVDEIFYNPQHPYTWGLLSSMPSLDAADEKLYAIPGTPPDLLSPPKGDAFALRSEYALQIDMEQNPPFFKVSDTHYAATWLLHPDAPRVEPPATVVERMKKFPGSRYYEGSRV from the coding sequence ATGGAGAAAATTTTACAAGTTAAAAATTTAGAGCTTTCCTTCAACACATTTGCTGGAGAAGTTAAAGCAATCCGCGGAGTAAACTTTGATTTATATAAAGGTGAAACGCTGGCCATCGTAGGAGAGTCGGGTTCTGGTAAATCAGTTACGACCAAATCCATTATGCGTTTGCTGCCAGAAAACTCAGCTGAATTTAAAAATGGGGAAATCTTATTTGGCGGACGCGACTTAACGAAGTTGTCGGATAAAGAAATGCAAAAAATTCGCGGCAAAGAAATTGCGATGATTTTCCAAGATCCAATGACTTCATTAAATCCGACCATGCCAATTGGACGGCAATTAACAGAACCACTTTTAAAACACCAAAAAATCAGCAAAGCTGAAGCGAAAAAAGTAGCAATTGATTTATTGCGTTTAGTTGGTATGCCAAAACCGGAACTTCGTATGAAACAATATCCTCACCAGTTTTCAGGTGGACAGCGCCAGCGGATCGTTATTGCGATTTCACTAGCATGCAATCCTCAAATACTAATTGCGGATGAACCGACAACAGCACTGGATGTAACAATTCAAGCGCAAATTTTAGAATTGATGAAAGATCTTCAGAAAAAAATTGATACATCAATCATTTTCATTACCCATGATCTTGGCGTAGTTGCAAACGTAGCTGACCGGGTAGCAGTAATGTATGGAGGAAAAATTGTAGAAATCGGTACGGTAGACGAAATTTTCTATAATCCTCAGCATCCTTATACTTGGGGCTTACTGAGCTCAATGCCGTCTTTGGATGCAGCAGACGAAAAATTATATGCTATTCCTGGAACACCGCCAGACTTGCTTTCTCCGCCGAAAGGTGATGCATTTGCACTTCGAAGTGAATATGCCCTGCAAATCGATATGGAGCAAAACCCTCCATTTTTCAAAGTCAGCGATACTCACTATGCAGCGACATGGCTCTTGCATCCTGATGCTCCGCGAGTAGAGCCGCCGGCAACAGTTGTTGAGCGTATGAAAAAGTTCCCGGGAAGCAGATATTATGAAGGGAGCAGAGTATAA
- the opp3C gene encoding oligopeptide ABC transporter permease, which produces MTQNLEKLPKGSFERITVSAEQAERISKPSVNFWQDAWYRLRKNKGAIVSLVLFGLILIMAFLGPVMSPYAPNDQTITHANLPPKIPVIENLGIFDGVGTLGGKEVDLYEMKKVEVNYWFGTDNLGRDMFSRVWKGTQVSLFIAFVAAAIDMFIGVIYGGISGYFGGRIDDIMQRIVEILTGIPNLVVVILFILVMDPGILAIIIALTITGWTGMSRVVRGQVLKYKSQEFVLAARTLGASDSRIIWKHLMPNVLGIIIINTMFTIPGAIFFEAFLSFIGLGLQAPDASLGTLINDGYKLIQYQPHILAIPAVVLSLIMIAFNLIGDGLRDALDPKMKD; this is translated from the coding sequence ATGACTCAAAATCTCGAAAAATTACCAAAAGGCTCATTTGAACGCATCACAGTAAGTGCAGAACAAGCCGAACGAATTTCAAAACCAAGTGTCAATTTTTGGCAAGATGCGTGGTACCGCCTGCGTAAAAATAAGGGTGCCATTGTTAGTTTAGTGCTTTTTGGTTTGATTCTCATTATGGCTTTTCTAGGGCCGGTAATGAGCCCGTATGCACCAAACGATCAAACGATTACACATGCCAACTTGCCGCCAAAGATTCCGGTAATTGAAAATCTTGGTATATTTGATGGAGTAGGTACACTCGGAGGAAAAGAAGTCGATTTATACGAAATGAAAAAAGTCGAAGTCAACTATTGGTTCGGGACAGATAACCTGGGCCGGGACATGTTCTCACGCGTTTGGAAGGGAACTCAAGTTTCACTTTTCATCGCCTTCGTAGCAGCAGCTATTGATATGTTCATCGGTGTTATTTACGGCGGTATTTCCGGTTATTTCGGAGGCCGTATTGATGACATTATGCAGCGTATAGTAGAAATTCTTACGGGTATTCCAAACCTTGTCGTAGTAATTCTTTTTATCCTTGTAATGGATCCTGGGATATTAGCGATCATAATCGCCTTGACCATAACGGGTTGGACAGGAATGTCACGGGTAGTTCGTGGGCAAGTGCTAAAATACAAGAGCCAGGAGTTTGTGCTGGCAGCTAGAACTTTAGGGGCTAGCGACAGCCGCATCATCTGGAAACACTTAATGCCGAACGTTCTCGGCATCATCATCATTAACACGATGTTTACAATTCCAGGAGCTATTTTCTTTGAAGCCTTCCTAAGCTTTATTGGATTAGGATTACAGGCTCCAGACGCATCGCTTGGGACATTGATCAACGATGGGTACAAGTTGATACAGTATCAGCCGCATATTCTTGCGATTCCGGCTGTTGTCTTGAGTTTAATCATGATTGCCTTCAACTTAATTGGTGACGGACTTCGTGATGCTCTTGATCCTAAGATGAAAGATTAA
- the opp3b gene encoding oligopeptide ABC transporter permease has translation MARYIGKRLIYMFLTLALIATFTFFLMKILPGSPVASADKLSPEQRAVVEARYGLDKPLPVQYFDYMLGIAQGDLGISINQFKGANVTDVIISRMGPSAQIGFQGMVLGTFIGVLLGMIAALRQNTWVDYSSTIVAIIGISIPSFVFASMLQYFFALKLEWFPVALWKDGFMSSVLPSIALAMFPLATSARFIRTEMIEVLGSDYITLAKAKGASGTEVAFKHAFRNALIPLITVLGPMAVGILTGSLVVEQIFAIPGIGEQFVKSIMVNDFSIIMGTTIFFSVFLIVVILIVDILYGIIDPRIRLSGGKS, from the coding sequence ATGGCACGATATATAGGTAAACGCTTAATATATATGTTCCTTACTTTAGCGTTGATCGCTACATTCACATTTTTCTTAATGAAAATTTTACCAGGTTCCCCCGTCGCTTCCGCAGACAAATTATCTCCTGAACAAAGGGCAGTTGTAGAAGCAAGATATGGTCTTGATAAACCTCTACCAGTTCAGTATTTCGACTATATGCTTGGCATAGCCCAAGGTGACTTAGGCATCTCAATAAACCAATTTAAAGGTGCTAACGTAACAGATGTGATTATTAGCCGAATGGGGCCGTCTGCACAAATTGGTTTCCAAGGCATGGTATTAGGTACTTTTATTGGAGTGTTGCTTGGAATGATTGCTGCACTTCGCCAAAATACGTGGGTGGATTACTCAAGTACTATAGTAGCGATTATAGGAATATCAATTCCGTCGTTTGTTTTCGCGTCTATGCTGCAATATTTCTTCGCTCTAAAGTTAGAATGGTTCCCGGTAGCGCTTTGGAAAGACGGCTTTATGTCAAGCGTCCTGCCATCTATTGCACTTGCCATGTTCCCGCTAGCTACATCAGCGCGTTTTATCCGGACAGAAATGATTGAAGTGCTTGGTTCCGATTACATTACTCTTGCTAAGGCAAAAGGCGCGAGCGGGACAGAAGTAGCATTTAAACATGCTTTCCGTAACGCATTGATTCCGTTGATCACAGTCCTTGGACCGATGGCAGTAGGTATTCTTACAGGATCACTTGTAGTGGAACAAATTTTCGCTATCCCTGGAATTGGGGAACAGTTTGTTAAATCTATCATGGTTAATGACTTTTCAATTATTATGGGTACAACTATTTTCTTCTCAGTTTTCTTGATTGTTGTAATTCTTATAGTTGATATTTTATACGGCATCATCGATCCTCGGATTCGTCTTTCAGGAGGTAAAAGTTAA